The Platichthys flesus chromosome 18, fPlaFle2.1, whole genome shotgun sequence genome includes a window with the following:
- the LOC133973650 gene encoding kinesin-like protein KIF13B isoform X1, translating to MDDNSLSDSNVKVAVRVRPMNRREKDLKTKCVVEMEGNQTVLHPALTNMNKGDPRNQPKAFAYDYCFWSMDESQKDKFEGQDVVFQCLGESLLDNAFLGYNACIFAYGQTGSGKSYTMMGSAEQPGLIPRLCSSLFSRTVQEAREGESFTVEVSYMEIYNEKVRDLLDPKGSRQALRVREHKVLGPYVDGLSRLAVACYKDVESLMSEGNKSRTVAATNMNEESSRSHGVFNIILTHTLMDMHSGTTGEKVSKLSLVDLAGSERAAKTGAAGERLKEGSNINKSLSTLGLVISALADQGAGKNRSKFVPYRDSVLTWLLKDSLGGNSRTAMVATISPSADNYDETLSTLRYADRAKSIINHAVVNEDPNARIIRELREEVEKLREQLTEAESMKAPELKERLEESEKLIQEMTVTWEQKLRKTEAVAQERQKQLESLGISLQSSGIRLVDDKCFLVNLNADPALNELLVYYLKDHTCVGSANSQDIQLCGMAIQSEHCVIDITENNSVVLTPHRSARTCVNGAVVTSPVQLHHGYRILWGNNHFFRINLPRHMVHAGVEDEEDGAVMKACLDTDRVELEFGSSSDVSSERSFSYELAQTEVMMKGMGSNDPLQSVLQTLERQHEEEKRCALERQRQMYEQELEQLRQRLDASGLPVSAGAAVTSPGYQKRLRRWSEDREAMMTRTLRRLREQIVRANLLAQEAGLIAEELNKRTEYLVTLQIPASNLDANRKRDVVLSEPAIQVRRKGKGKQIWALEKMENRLVDMRDLYQEWKDFDEDNAVMRSYFKRADPFFDEQENHSLIGVANVFLACLFYDVKLQYAVPIINQKGEVAGRLHVDLWRGKEGSEEESPDQPDAQEIHNTDGDQTERKLKCVVKILQATGLPRHLSNFVFCQYHFWGQEEPVFIAPEVAPSSSSSAFRDPQCTVVFDSAKELSVSVSDDLVEFLAEGAVAIEVYGHKQANHRRNLALWDLGVIQAKTRSLRERWSEVTRRLEMWVQLMELNEAGQFTAVEVLPAKDVRTGGIFQLKQGQSRRVQVEVRSVSDSGTMPLITASILSVSIGNVQVRQAHVSRGSESQWAGDEDMDSYQEVDLERMREQWLFTLTQRQEYLDQHLQKVVSKPDKSEDDVERESQLLECRLTLTEERNAVLVPSAGSGIPGAPAERVPVPGMETHIPVLFLDLSADDFQSNLSAPLSGGLDALLSEEDDDEFFDLHIVKHYDPEVKVEASWDSTVHDCPQLSRVASADQRVYLTVLAVVQLSHPAHMQLILRKRICVNVTGRQGFAQSLLKRMSHRSTIPGCGVTFEIVSNIPGDIHGPEDREMLARLAASAEDDQSADSEAAIEKYLRSVLAVENILTLDRLRQEVAVKEQMGVRGKPPRRCLSSPNINRLTASTLDLYSTSYQLNDFTSWKSHQDLCVVPPSSRRTLPSSISQSLNPEAVHSGFAASYLPPVKAVPKLLKSLLPGGKEDSGTQSVVHQQSQNLPRIVVQSASVEEGMSKHQQLVPIEEIIPADIQSQMPRSVHLPPPIIPEQMEESTHSPVSEASSGYMSTSISTVTLSDVYTLSWDLPQTSGFEMVPDEEEEDTTLTQSVTYPESLLVEHTEPREESQGLNDDAAAEEIDLPPSELHNTPSDSNLSLEEPPQFPSVSLKEEGMPDPAGESDPPDQAEPSEDSTADQIGSDHSEPLSDSVEVEQNETKQAESLQTPVSESETPHETEESKLPATDETEAEIPLLDETQPSGQEDQSQPQQPEEDEATIERFQAPNLIPVLSSGDSVLQDSSEQQLKAEASDPVDTSVLTSTSASDEVQEESPADESVNAPEAPTPLSSIQPSNPAASAASPFQIQKVKSSDLKSFHVIMDEETSGHEDEASSHGSGLHLSVPMDTLEIISDSEEGDVTSIIIPEWLKEGEFVTVGTNKSGTVRYVGPTDFAQGTWVGVELEVPAGKNDGSVGGKQYFQCNPGYGVLVRPDRVSRGGAKRHRQQKKRRSANLSGSSPNLAALTALAKGEPGGAMGSRSRGENRKSWNT from the exons ATGGATGACAACAGCCTCAGTGACTCCAATGTAAAGGTCGCTGTTCGTGTGCGACCCATGAACAGGAGAG AAAAAGacctaaaaacaaaatgtgtggtggagatggaggggaaCCAGACCGTTCTGCACCCGGCCCTCACCAACATGAACAAAGGAGACCCTCG GAATCAGCCAAAG GCTTTTGCCTATGATTACTGCTTCTGGTCCATGGATGAATCTCAAAAGGACAAGTTTGAAG GTCAGGATGTGGTGTTCCAGTGCCTTGGAGAGAGCCTGCTGGACAACGCCTTCTTGGGCTACAATGCCTGCATCTTTGCCTATGGACAGACAG GCTCTGGGAAGTCGTACACCATGATGGGCTCGGCGGAGCAGCCTGGTCTGATCCCTCGGCTCTGCAGCTCCCTGTTCAGCCGGACTGTGCAGGAGGCCCGAGAGGGAGAAAGCTTCACTGTGGAGGTCTCATACATGGAGATTTACAACGAGAAGGTCAGGGACCTGCTCGACCCCAAAGG AAGTCGACAAGCGCTGAGAGTTAGAGAGCACAAAGTTTTAGGGCCTTACGTTGACGGCCTGTCCCGGCTGGCTGTGGCCTGCTACAAG GACGTTGAGTCCCTGATGTCAGAGGGAAATAAATCTCGCACAGTGGCGGCCACAAACATGAACGAAGAGAGCAGCAGATCACACGGCGTGTTCAAcatcatcctcacacacacactcatggacaTGCACTCTGga ACGACTGGCGAGAAAGTGAGCAAGCTGAGTCTGGTGGATCTGGCCGGCAGCGAGCGGGCAGCGAAGACTGGAGCAGCAGGGGAACGACTGAAAGAAGGCAGCAACATCAATAA GTCTCTCAGCACTCTAGGGTTAGTTATCTCTGCCTTGGCTGACCAGGGAGCAGGGAAGAACAGGAGCAAGTTTGTTCCATACAGAGACTCTGTGCTCACCTGGCTGCTCAAG GACAGCCTGGGAGGGAACAGCCGCACAGCCATGGTCGCCACCATCAGCCCATCAGCGGACAATTACGATGAGACGCTGTCTACCCTGCGGTACGCGGACAGGGCAAAGAGCATCATCAACCACGCTGTGGTCAACGAAGACCCCAACGCCAGGATCATCCGAGAGCTGCGCGAGGAAGTGGAGAAACTGAGGGAGCAGCTCACAGAGGCTGAG tCTATGAAGGCTCCAGAGCTGAAGGAACGACTGGAGGAATCAGAGAAACTGATCCAGGAAATGACAGTGACATGGGAGCAGAAACTCAGGAAGACTGAGGCTGTCGCgcag GAGCGTCAGAAGCAGCTGGAGAGTCTAGGAATATCTCTGCAGTCTTCTGGAATCAGATTGGTGGATGACAAGTGTTTCCTTGTCAACCTTAATGCTGACCCTGCCCTCAACGAGCTACTGGTCTACTACCTGAag GATCACACATGCGTGGGCTCAGCCAACTCCCAGGACATCCAGTTGTGTGGGATGGCCATCCAAAGTGAGCACTGCGTGATCGACATCACTGAAAACAACAGCGTGGTGCTCACTCCTCACCGCAGCGCTCG AACATGTGTAAATGGTGCTGTAGTCACCAGTCCAGTGCAGCTGCATCATGGTTACAGAATTCTATGGGGAAATAACCATTTCTTCAG gatcaaCTTGCCCAGGCATATGGTTCATGCAGGggttgaggatgaggaggacggtGCTGTGATGAAGGCATGTTTGGACACAGACCGGGTAGAGTTGGAATTCGGTTCGTCCAGCGACGTGTCGAGCGAGCGGAGCTTCAGTTATGAGTTGGCCCAGACCGAGGTCATGATGAAAGGCATGGGCAGCAACG aCCCCCTACAGTCAGTATTGCAGACACTGGAGAGGCAgcatgaggaggagaagcgTTGCGCCCTGGAGCGTCAGAGGCAGATGTatgagcaggagctggagcagctccGCCAGAGACTGGACGCATCAGGTCTCCCGGTCagtgctggtgctgctgtaaCATCGCCCGGCTACCAAAAACGCTTGCGACGCTGGAGTGAGGACAG GGAAGCGATGATGACTCGCACCCTGCGGCGCCTGAGGGAGCAGATAGTTCGGGCCAACCTGCTGGCTCAGGAGGCCGGCTTGATCGCAGAGGAACTCAACAAGAGAACAGAGTACCTGGTCACTCTTCAGATACCTGCCTCGAACCTGGATGCCAACAGGAAG CGTGACGTGGTGCTGAGCGAGCCGGCCATCCAGGTCCGTCGTAAAGGTAAAGGAAAGCAGATCTGGGctctggagaagatggagaacaggCTGGTGGACATGAGGGATCTTTACCAGGAGTGGAAGGACTTTGATGAAGACAACGCT GTGATGCGGTCCTATTTCAAACGTGCTGACCCGTTCTTCGATGAGCAGGAGAACCACAGTCTGATCGGTGTGGCCAATGTCTTCCTGGCCTGCCTGTTCTACGACGTCAAGCTGCAGTATGCAGTGCCCATCATCAACCAGAAGGGAGAG GTGGCAGGTCGGCTGCATGTGGATTTGTGGCGGGGAAAAGAGGGTTCTGAGGAGGAGAGTCCAGATCAGCCTGACGCTCAGGAGATCCACAACACAGACGGAGATCAAACGGAGCGTAAACTGAAATGTGTG gtgAAAATCCTCCAGGCCACTGGTCTTCCTCGCCATCTGTCCAACTTTGTCTTCTGCCAGTACCACTTCTGGGGGCAGGAGGAGCCTGTGTTCATCGCTCCAGAGGTGGCGCCATCCAGCTCATCATCAGCCTTTAGAGACCCTCAGTGCACTGTGGTCTTTGACAGTGCCAAG GAGTTGTCTGTGTCAGTATCAGATGACCTTGTGGAGTTTCTGGCTGAGGGAGCTGTGGCCATTGAAGTGTACGGCCACAAACAGGCCAACCACCGCAGAAACCTGGCTCTGTGGGACCTCGGAGTTATTCAAGCTAAGACCAGATCGCTCAGAGAGAG ATGGAGTGAGGTGACCCGTCGACTGGAGATGTGGGTGCAGCTGATGGAGCTGAATGAGGCTGGACAGTTCACAGCTGTGGAGGTTCTTCCTGCCAAAGACGTACGCACTGGAGGAATCTTCCAGCTTAAACAg GGTCAGTCCCGTCGAGTTCAGGTGGAGGTGCGCTCGGTGTCTGACTCGGGCACCATGCCCCTTATCACTGCCTCcatcctctctgtgtccattgGAAATGTCCAAGTCCGACAGGCACATGTCTCCAGAGGCAGCGAATCACAATGG GCTGGTGATGAAGACATGGACAGTTACCAA gAGGTGGACCTGGAGAGGATGAGGGAACAGTGGCTGTTCACACTCACTCAGAGGCAGGAGTATTTGGACCAGCATCTGCAGAAGGTCGTCTCCAAACCAG ATAAGTCCGAGGATGATGTTGAAAGGGAGTCTCAGTTGCTGGAGTGTCGTCTGACTCtcacagaagaaagaaatgcCGTCCTAGTGCCCTCAGCCGGCAGCGGCATCCCTGGAGCACCAGCAGAAAG ggtTCCTGTCCCTGGAATGGAAACCCACATTCCCGTCCTGTTTCTGGATCTCAGTG CTGATGATTTCCAGTCCAATCTTTCAGCCCCATTATCTGGGGGTCTGGACGCGTTGCTgagtgaggaggatgatgacgaATTCTTCGACCTTCATATTGTTAAACACTATGATCCAGAG gtgAAGGTGGAGGCTTCCTGGGACTCAACGGTTCATGACTGCCCCCAGCTGAGTCGCGTGGCCTCTGCCGACCAGAGGGTCTACCTGACGGTCCTAGCAGTTGTTCAGCTGAGCCACCCGGCCCACATGCAGCTGATCCTCAGAAAACGCATCTGTGTTAATGTCACTGGAAGACAG GGCTTTGCACAGAGTCTGCTGAAGAGGATGTCCCATCGCAGCACCATCCCCGGCTGTGGGGTCACATTTGAAATCGTGTCTAACATCCCAGGG GACATCCATGGTCCAGAGGACAGGGAGATGTTGGCGCGGCTCGCTGCCAGCGCTGAGGACGACCAGTCAGCCGACAGTGAGGCGGCCATAGAGAAATACCTCCGTAGCGTCCTGGCTGTGGAGAACATCCTCACTCTTGACCGTCTCAGACAG gagGTGGCTGTAAAGGAGCAGATGGGGGTCAGAGGGAAACCTCCCAGACGCTGCCTAAGCTCTCCAAACATCAACCGG CTGACAGCCAGTACTCTGGATCTCTACTCCACTTCTTATCAGCTCAATGACTTCACT agctggAAGAGCCATCAGGATCTTTGTGTGGTTCCTCCTTCGTCCAGACGCACACTGCCCAGTTCCATTTCCCAGAGCCTGAACCCAGAAGCAG TGCACTCAGGCTTCGCTGCCTCTTATCTCCCCCCAGTGAAGGCCGTGCCCAAGCTGCTGAAGTCACTGCTTCCTGGTGGGAAGGAAGATAGCGGCACCCAGTCAGTTGTCCATCAGCAG TCGCAGAACTTGCCGCGCATCGTTGTGCAGTCAGCCAGCGTTGAAGAGGGCATGAGCAAACATCAGCAGCTG GTTCCCATTGAGGAAATCATTCCTGCCGACATCCAATCACAGATGCCCCGATCCGTACATCTGCCCCCGCCCATCATCCCAGAACAGATGGAAGAATCCACCCATAGCCCAGTGAGCGAAGCCTCCAGTGGATACATGTCCACCAGCATATCTACAGTAACACTATCAGACGTCTACACGTTGAGCTGGGATCTGCCCCAGACATCCGGATTTGAGATGGTGcctgatgaagaggaagaggacactACATTGACACAATCTGTTACTTACCCAGAATCCCTCCTTGTGGAGCACACAGAGCCTCGGGAGGAATCGCAGGGTTTGAACGatgatgcagctgcagaggagattGACCTGCCACCGTCCGAATTACACAATACTCCATCAGATTCAAATCTGAGTCTTGAGGAACCACCTCAGTTTCCATCAGTCAGTTTGAAGGAGGAAGGAATGCCTGATCCCGCAGGAGAATCAGATCCACCAGACCAGGCAGAACCATCTGAAGACTCAACTGCTGACCAGATTGGATCAGACCATTCGGAGCCTCTCAGTGATTCAGTGGAAGTCGAGCAGAATGAAACCAAACAGGCAGAATCGTTGCAAACACCCGTCTCAGAATCAGAGACCCCACATGAGACAGAAGAATCCAAGCTGCCTGCTACAGATGAGACAGAAGCAGAAATCCCACTGCTTGATGAAACACAACCGTCAGGGCAGGAAGATCAAAGTCAGCCTCAGCAACCTGAAGAAGACGAGGCAACCATTGAGAGGTTTCAAGCTCCAAACCTGATCCCAGTTTTGTCATCAGGTGACTCAGTTCTTCAAGATTCATCAGAGCAACAATTAAAAGCTGAGGCCTCAGACCCTGTCGACACCTCAGTCCTGACCTCAACCTCAGCATCAGATGAAGTGCAAGAAGAATCGCCCGCTGATGAATCTGTGAACGCTCCAGAAGCTCCCACTCCTCTGTCCAGCATTCAACCTTCCAATCCTGCTGCCTCAGCGGCCAGCCCCTTCCAGATCCAGAAGGTCAAGTCTTCGGACCTCAAGTCCTTTCATGTCATAATGGATGAGGAGACGAGCGGGCACGAGGATGAGGCCAGCAGCCATGGAAGTGGACTCCACCTCTCTGTGCCAATGGACACCCTGGAGATCATCTCTGATTCTGAGGAAGGAGACGTAACTTCTATAATTATCCCTGAATGGTTGAAAGAAGGGGAGTTTGTAACTGTGGGGACCAATAAGAGTGGAACCGTGCGATATGTGGGACCCACGGATTTTGCGCAGGGTACCTGGGTGGGAGTGGAACTGGAGGTACCAGCAG GAAAGAACGACGGCTCCGTGGGCGGCAAGCAGTACTTCCAATGCAACCCCGGCTATGGGGTGTTGGTACGGCCCGACAGAGTGTCCCGCGGCGGTGCCAAACGCCATCGCCAACAGAAAAAGCGCCGCAGTGCCAACCTGTCGGGATCGAGCCCTAACCTGGCGGCCCTCACCGCTCTGGCCAAAGGCGAGCCCGGCGGGGCCATGGGCAGCCGCAGCAGAGGGGAGAACCGCAAGTCCTGGAACACCTGA